A segment of the Deltaproteobacteria bacterium genome:
ATTTGTGTGACCAAGCAACGCAAGTGAAGTGAACGGCGTTGCAATTCCAACACTCCACCTTTTTTCACGCCTTCTGATTTTCCGATCACGGCTACAGGAACATCCACATCTACCGTTTCCTTGAGATCCACTACCTGAAAATCAACATGCGTAAAATTTCTTTTGATCGGATGTGCCTGATATTCACGAATGCGAACCAAACCTTGTGCTTTTCCGTCAACGCTCAATTCAAAAATGGCGTTGAAGCCGGCTTCTGTGGTGGTGGCTTTTTCCAAATCTTTGAAAGGAATCTGAACCAAACTTGGTTTGGTTTTTTTCCCGTAAATAACACCCGGAACAAAACCACTGTTACGGAGAAGGGTAAGTCCTTTTCCTGCTGTTTCACGACTTGATGCGGTTAGTTTTAAGCGTTCCATAGTGTCTCCAGTTTTTAGAACTCATCTAACAGTTATGAAAAACTGTCATTCTGAGCAAAGCGAAGAATCCAATTGTTTATCAAGTAGATCCTTCACTTCGTTCAGGATGACATCCATTTATGAGATGCACTCTAGTTATATTTTCAAACAACAAAAAGGGAAGAGATCGAATCGGAATGGTAGATCCGACGGATCGCTTCTCCCAATAAACTTGATACCGACAACACCTCCACCTTCGGACATTTTTGAACGGATTCCCGAACGGCAATGGAGTCGGTCGTAATTAATTTTTTCAATTCGGATTGATTAATTCTATCAAGAGCGGGTCCGGACAAAACGGCATGGGTGCAACACCCGTAAACTTCTTTGGCGCCGTCTTTGATTAACGCTTGTGCGGCTTGTGTCAGCGTGCCCGCGGTATCAATAATATCATCAATCAAAATGGCTTTTTTCCCGGCCACATCTCCGACGATGTGCATCACTTCCGTGACATTGGGTTGCGGGCGGCGTTTGTCGATCAAAGCCATGGGACAGCTAAGACGTTTTGCGAAAGAGCGGGCTCTTTCTGCGGCGCCGGCATCCGGAGCCACCATGATCAAATTATCTTTTAAATTATCTTCAATATATTTGATGAAAACGGGCATCGCGAAAAGATTGTCGACCGGAATATTGAAAAAACCCTGAATCTGACCGGCGTGCAAATCAAGACTTAAAATGCGATCGGCACCGGCGGTAGTTAATAAATCGGCAACCAACTTTGCACTGATGGGAGTGCGCGGAGCCACTTTCCGATCTTGTCTTGCGTAACCATAATAAGGAATGACGGCAGTGATCCGGTCAGCCGATGCTCTCTTGAGCGCATCGATCATTACCAAAAGTTCCATGATATTTTCATTGGAGGGTTGGGAAGTGGGTTGAATAACGAACGTATCCATCCCGCGAACATTTTCCTGAATCTCAACCCAAACTTCTCCGTCACTGAAACGTTTGACAACGGCCTTTCCCAATTTTAATTCAAGGCAATCAACAATGGCCTGCGCCAAGATAGGGTTGGCATTTCCTGAAAAGACCTTGATGTTTTTGTACGAATACATATATAAATTTGCCACTCTCGATGGGGCGTCGACAAGCGGTAAGTCAACAGCCTTTGAAGCTGTCATCCCTGGTTCGAATCCAGGCGCCCCAACATTTTTCAGTTATTCTCTGCTGTAAAAACCTGCCACGCCGCTTTTTTTCTGATTTTTGTTATCGCTTTATCCCGCGCTGGTTTTGTTTCAAACAATCCGAAAACTGTGGAACCCGAACCACTCATCAATGTGCCCCTTGCACCTGCCTTGACCAGTGTTTCTTTTGCCTTTTGGATTTCCGGAAACTCCGGAAAAATAACGTCTTCAAAATCATTATGTAAAACTTGAAGGACCTCTTCAAAAGTGGAGAGCCTCCTAACATTTTGATTTTCTTGTGTCAATCGTTTCATAGGGGCAGGCAAAGCCCCCTCCAACGGCAAAGCCGTTGGAGCCTCCCCCTCAACGCCGCTTCGCGGCTGTTTTGTTCGCCCCTCGATCGAGGCGTTCGCATCCCAAGTTTTGTAAGCCCAAGGAGTGGAAACGGGAACTCCGGGATTAATTAGAATAATCCACAACTTGGCAATCTTTTTTAAAGGTTTAATTAAATCGCCAATCCCCCCCACCAACGCGGGTCCATCATATATAAAGAAGGGAATATCGGCTCCCAGACGAACTCCGATTTTGACGAGCTTTTCCGGGGGCAAATTTAATCCCCAAAGTTCATTCAAACCCTTCAGGACTGTTGCCGCATTGGAAGACCCACCCCCCAACCCACCCCCCATCGGGATTTTTTTTGTCAGCCCGATCCGCACCCCTCTGTAAGTGTCGGACACTTCCTGAAGAATTTTGGCGGCACGGTAGGCAAGGTTTTTCTCGATAGGACTAGGGACTATGGACCATGGACCATGGACTGTTAATTCAATACCGGTTGGAATCTTTTCCAGAAAAATCTCATCGAACAGACTTACTTTTTCCATCACCATGAGGAGATTGTGAAAATCATCCTCGCGACGATTCAAAATCCTGAGCGAAAGATTAATTTTGGCAGGAGATAAAAACCGGAGCGATTCCATTCTGGGAGGGATAGTCCAACCAAACTTAAGCGTCAACGGATTTGCTTGCTAACGTTTAGAACGTTAGGTATATTAACGTTATGGACGTTAAGACGATAAACCATCTTTTGGCAGAAGGAAACATCGATCGCGATGACATGTGGCCTCGTATTGTCGAGATGGAGTCAAAGGCCCATCAATTCCGATTCGAATTCGGATTGGACGAACTTCCCACGGAACCCGGGCTCATAATAATCCGCGGACCTCGTCAATATGGCAAGAGCACATGGCTTGATACGAATATGCGCTGGTCCGCCGAAGATTTTGGAAAAGCCTCCACATATTATCTTAATGGGGACGAGATAGGGTCGGCAGATGAACTCGCGGAAGAAATGAAAAATCTTTATCCCGCCTATGCCGGAGACGCCAAAGTAAAAAGACTTTTTATCGACGAGATAACCGCCGTCCCTGAATGGGAGAAAGCAGTAAAACGAATCATTGATCAAGGTCTGTTCAAAGATGTGCTTATCATAACCACAGGTTCAAAGGCATCGGATCTTCGCCATGGTTCGGAAAAACTTCCGGGGCGAAAGGGTAAATTGCCAAAGAACGAATATATTTTTCTTCCGATCTCTTATAGAGAATTCAAATTCAATTCTGAAAATGTGCACGGCGACAAGTCGTGGATAGCATATCTCTTAACAGGCGGATCCCCCGTTGCCTGCAATGACATCTGCCAATTCGAACGCCTGCCTGAATATTTTATTCAGCTGGTGCGTGATTGGGTTTTGGGAGAGGTTGTTTCGTCGGGCAGAAATAGGCTGGCGCTAACACAGCTTTTGCACGTTATCATGAAATATGGCGGTAGCCCTGTTGGTTTTGCGAAACTCGCAAGAGAGGCTGGCCTCGCCAATAATACGGTTGCAAGCGGTTATGTTGAACAGCTTTCTGACCTGCTTGCGGTTATGCCTTCATGGCCGATAGAAACTAACAAACAAACCGTGCTCATGCGAAAGCCTTGCAAATTTCATTTCATAAATCTTGCGGTGGCTATAGCTTTTCATTCTTCGTCGCTTAAGTATGTGCATGAATTTGAAAATTTGCCGTCTGAAATACAGGGGATTTTTATCGAATGGCTTGTGGCACAGGAGATCTGGCGGCGCAGTGTTTTAATGGGACGGGCCAATCCGGAAACCATAAGTTTCTGGGCGTCAAAAGAACACGAAATAGATTTTGTAACTCCGAATCTGAACTTTATTGAAGTGAAAAAGGGGCAGGCAGGCCCGCTTGAATTCAGCTGGTTTTCAAAAATATTTCCAAAGGATGAATTAACGGTTATTTGCAATACGCCATTTACTTCGAAACAGGTGACAGGCATGACAATCGAAAATTTTCTGCTGTCCGCACCAACTTCGCTTGCCTACAATGAATAAAGTTGTGTTGGCCAAACTTAAGCGTCAACGGATTCCATTAGAAATTTTCTCAAATTTATGTGACGGATTCCCTTGAAACTGGTCTCCCCAATCAGTTCATCCAAAGAGACAACCACTTTGGGATGGTTATCCGGTATCAGGAGGAGATTGCCAAATTCTCTTTCACGGTTTTCTTCGGTTATCCTGTAGGCAACCTGCACATAAATCTTTTCCCCGTTTTTTTCGCCGACAAAATCAATTTCCTTCTTATCCAGTTGTCCAACTTTAACATCGAAACCATCGGCAATAAGATGATTGAACACCAAATTTTCAAGAACTTTATTTATATCAACCTGATTATAATTGATAATGGAATGCTTTAGCCCCAGATC
Coding sequences within it:
- a CDS encoding 50S ribosomal protein L25, with amino-acid sequence MERLKLTASSRETAGKGLTLLRNSGFVPGVIYGKKTKPSLVQIPFKDLEKATTTEAGFNAIFELSVDGKAQGLVRIREYQAHPIKRNFTHVDFQVVDLKETVDVDVPVAVIGKSEGVKKGGVLELQRRSLHLRCLVTQ
- a CDS encoding ribose-phosphate pyrophosphokinase encodes the protein MYSYKNIKVFSGNANPILAQAIVDCLELKLGKAVVKRFSDGEVWVEIQENVRGMDTFVIQPTSQPSNENIMELLVMIDALKRASADRITAVIPYYGYARQDRKVAPRTPISAKLVADLLTTAGADRILSLDLHAGQIQGFFNIPVDNLFAMPVFIKYIEDNLKDNLIMVAPDAGAAERARSFAKRLSCPMALIDKRRPQPNVTEVMHIVGDVAGKKAILIDDIIDTAGTLTQAAQALIKDGAKEVYGCCTHAVLSGPALDRINQSELKKLITTDSIAVRESVQKCPKVEVLSVSSLLGEAIRRIYHSDSISSLFVV
- the ispE gene encoding 4-(cytidine 5'-diphospho)-2-C-methyl-D-erythritol kinase, whose translation is MTLKFGWTIPPRMESLRFLSPAKINLSLRILNRREDDFHNLLMVMEKVSLFDEIFLEKIPTGIELTVHGPWSIVPSPIEKNLAYRAAKILQEVSDTYRGVRIGLTKKIPMGGGLGGGSSNAATVLKGLNELWGLNLPPEKLVKIGVRLGADIPFFIYDGPALVGGIGDLIKPLKKIAKLWIILINPGVPVSTPWAYKTWDANASIEGRTKQPRSGVEGEAPTALPLEGALPAPMKRLTQENQNVRRLSTFEEVLQVLHNDFEDVIFPEFPEIQKAKETLVKAGARGTLMSGSGSTVFGLFETKPARDKAITKIRKKAAWQVFTAENN
- a CDS encoding ATP-binding protein — translated: MDVKTINHLLAEGNIDRDDMWPRIVEMESKAHQFRFEFGLDELPTEPGLIIIRGPRQYGKSTWLDTNMRWSAEDFGKASTYYLNGDEIGSADELAEEMKNLYPAYAGDAKVKRLFIDEITAVPEWEKAVKRIIDQGLFKDVLIITTGSKASDLRHGSEKLPGRKGKLPKNEYIFLPISYREFKFNSENVHGDKSWIAYLLTGGSPVACNDICQFERLPEYFIQLVRDWVLGEVVSSGRNRLALTQLLHVIMKYGGSPVGFAKLAREAGLANNTVASGYVEQLSDLLAVMPSWPIETNKQTVLMRKPCKFHFINLAVAIAFHSSSLKYVHEFENLPSEIQGIFIEWLVAQEIWRRSVLMGRANPETISFWASKEHEIDFVTPNLNFIEVKKGQAGPLEFSWFSKIFPKDELTVICNTPFTSKQVTGMTIENFLLSAPTSLAYNE